TAACGTTTCCCGAAATCGTTACCCTAATATAGCACGGGATCAGGAGGAATGTCAAGGGGACAAATGTCCGGGTGTTGGGACCGACCGCAGGGTCTGTCAGGTTGTCTTACCTCTTTTGTTGCGCTATAGTTGGGAGTGAAAGGGGGGAAGATGAGATTTCTGATCGATAACGCGTTGATTTGGGACGGAGCGGATCGTCTGATCGAGGACGGGGCGATCCTGATCGAGGACGGGGTGGTAAAGGAGATTCTGACCGAGGAGGAGCGGAGGGGATATACCCTTCCCACCGATACTGAGCGGATCGACGGCAGGGGCAAACTGGCGATCCCCGGGCTGATAAACGCACACACGCACCTCTACAGCAGTCTTTCCCGCGGGATGGGACTGCCCGGCTTTGCCCCGCGCACGTTCACCGGCATTTTGGAGCAGTTGTGGTGGCGGCTGGACAAGGCGCTCGATCCCGAGTCGGTGCAGGTGAGCGCGTTGATCGGGGCGATGGAGGCGGCCCGGTGCGGGGTGACGACCCTGATCGATCACCACGCCAGCCCGCACGCCGTCCTGGGAAGCCTCGACCTGGTGAAGGCCGCGGTGTGCGACGAGGTCGGGCTGCGCGGCGCGTTCTGCTACGAGTTGTCCGACCGCGACGGCACGGAGATCCGGGATCAGGGGATCGAGGAGAATCTGGAGTTCATCGCGGCGCAGGATCCGGACGACCCGATGAGCGCTGCCCTGTTCGGGCTGCACGCCTCGTTTACTCTGTCCGACGAGACCCTCAAGCTGGTCGCCGACCGGATTCCAGACGGGGTCGGGGTGCACATTCACGTCGCTGAGGGGCCGGAGGACGAACTCCAGTGCGTGGAGAAACACGGGATGCGGATCATCGAGCGCCTGAACCACTACGGCCTGCTGCGGGAGACCTCGATCCTCGCCCACTGCCTCCATCTGGACGAGCGCGAGAAGGATTTAGTTGCTCAGTCCAAGGCGATCGTGGTGCACAACCCGCGCTCGAACATGAACAACGCCGTGGGCGCGTTCGACATGGCGGGGTTCCTGGGCCGGGACGTCCTCGTCGGGCTGGGGACGGACGGGCTGGGGGCGAACATGCTGACCGAGCTGTTCACCGCCGGGATCCTCCAGCGGCACGAGCGCCGCGACCCGCTCGCCGGCGGGTTCCCCGATCTCAACAAGATCCTGTTCGTCGACAATCCGGCGATCGCGTTTCGCCTGTTCGGGATCGAGTTCGGGCGGATCGCACCCGGTGCCCCGGCCGACATCGCGGTGTTCGATTACCGTCCCCCGACCCCGATCGACGCGGGGAACGTCCTCGGGCACCTGCTGTTCGGGATTGCGGTGCACGACCTGCACGTCTCCGAGCTGTTCGTCGCCGGGAGGCCGGTGATCCGAGACGGCGCGTTCACCAACGTCGATGCTGACGAGGCTTACGCCCACGCGCGCACCGTGGCCCGAAAGCTGTGGGAGCGGATCGAGTAAGGAGGATAGATGTCAGATCAAATGCGAGGTTTGCCGTTTGAGCGGCTCCTGTCGTGGATCCTCACCGAGCTTGAGGAGCGCGACTCCGCGTTCGGGATCCACCGATCGCTGTTCTTCACCCCGAAGAAGGACGCGCCGTACACGACCGAACTGTTCGGGAGCCGGCTCGCTACCCCGATCGGCCCGGCGGCCGGGCCGCACACCCAGCTTGCCCAGAACATCATCGCGGCGTGGCTCTCCGGCGGGAGGTTCATCGAGCTCAAGACCGTGCAGATCATGGACGAGCTCGAGATCCCGCGCCCGTGCATCGACATGGCCGACGAGGGGTACAACGTCGAGTGGTCGCAGGAGCTGAAGCTGGCGCAGTCGGTCGACGAGTACGTCAAGGCATGGGTTCTGATCCACGTGCTGCGCCGCGTCCTCGGGTTCGAGAAAACGCCGTTCGGCACGATCTTCAACATGTCCGTCGGTTATGACCTTGCCGGGATCAAGAGCCCGCCGATGCAGAAGTTCATGGACACCCTTGAGGACGCCTCCGCGCCGATCGCGGAGATCAAGGAGATCCTGGCGCGGCGGTTCCCGCAGTACGCCGATATCGAGATCCCGACGCGGTTGATCAACAGTGTCACCCTGTCCACGATGCACGGCTGCCCGCCGGACGAGATCGAAGAGATCTCCCGCTACCTGATCGAGGAGCGGGGCCTACACACGTTCGTCAAGCTCAACCCGACCCTGCTCGGCAAGGAGACGGTGATGCGGATCCTGCACGACGATCTCGGCTACACCGATATCGAGATCCCGGATCAGGTCTTTGAGAAAGACCTGCAGTACGACCGCGCGGTCGCGCTGATCAAGTCCCTCACGGAGAGCGCCGCCGCCCGGGGGTTGACGTTCGGGGTCAAGCTGAGCAACACCCTGGCCATGCACAACCACCGCGGAGTCCTGCCGGGCGAGGAGATGTACATGTCCGGCCGCGCCCTGTACCCGCTGACGATGAACCTGTTCCGCAAGCTCGCCCGCGAGTTCGACGGCGAGCTTCCCGTCTCCTACGCCGGGGGGGCGGACGCGCTCAACGTGGCCGACATCCTCGCCTGCGGCGCGCTCACCGTCACCGCCGCCTCGGATCTGTTGAAGCCGGGCGGCTACTCTCGGTTCCTCCAGTACATCGAGTCGATCGAACGCGCGCTGGAGGCCAGTGGCGCGGCCAGCCTGGACGAACTCGCGCGGGACAGGCTGGCGAACCTCGACCGCGCCGCGGCGGAGGCGCGCACCGCACCGCGGTACAAGAAGTCGTACCACCGTGGAGACCTGCCCAAGGTGGATTCTCCGCTTGAGTACTTCGACTGCATCACCGCCCCGTGTGCTGGGGCCTGTGCGGTGGAGCAGGACGTGCCGGAGTACGCGTGGTGGATCGAGCACGGGGATTACGACAAGGCGCTCGCCGTGATCCTGGCGCGCAACCCCCTCCCGGGGGTGACCGGGTACATCTGCACCCACCTGTGTCAGACCCGCTGCACGCAGGATAACTACGAGGCCCCGATCGAGATCCGCGCCCTCAAGCGGTTCGCGGTCGAACACGGGAAGGCCGTCCTCCCTCGGCCGGAGAGGGAGTCGGGCCGCAAGGTCGCGGTGATCGGGAGCGGGCCGTCCGGGCTCGCCGCCGCCTACTTCCTCGCCCTAAACGGGATCGCGGTCACGGTGTACGAGGCGAAGGACCGCCCCGGCGGGATGCTCAACCTCGCCCCGCTGTTCCGCCTGCCGCGGGCGGTGATCGAACAGGACGTCGATCGGATCCTCCAGCTCGGGGTCGATCTCCAGCTCTCGAGCCCGGTGAAATCCCCGCCGGAGGAGCTCCTCGCCCAGGGCTACGACGCGGTGTACATCGCGGTCGGGTTCCCCCGCGACGCCCGACTCGACCTGCCCGGGTTCGACGGGGACCGGGCCTACACCGCGCTCGACTTCCTGGAGCGGGTGGCGTGGGGAGCCCGCCCGGATTTGGGCACGCGGGTGGCGGTGATCGGAGGCGGGAACACGGCAATGGATGCGGCGCGCACGGCGGCGCGGATATCCGGAAACCCGGTCACCGTCCTCTACCGCCGCACCCGGGCCGAGATGCCGGCGGCAACCGAGGAAGTTGAGGACCTGCTCGCGGAGGGCAACGAGCAGCGGCGGCCGAGGAAGTTGAGGACCTGCTCGCGGAGGGCAACGAGCTGATCGAGCTCGTCTCCCCGGTGCGGGTGATCAGGGAGGACGGGAGGATCACCGCGATCGAGTGCATCCGCAACGAGCTCGGCGCCCCGGACGAATCCGGCCGCCGCCGACCGGTCCCGATTCCGGGAAGCGAGTTCCAGATCCCGGTCGATTCCGTGATCCTGGCGATCGGACAGAAACCGGATATCTCGTTCCTCGACGGAAGTGCGGTCTCGGTCAAGCGCAGCGGCGCGATCGCGGTCGACCCGGCCACGTGCGCTGCCGCGCCCGGGATCTACGCGGGCGGGGACGCGGTGCGCGGCCCGGCGATCATCATCCAGGGCTGCGCCGACGGACGCAAGGCGGCGGAGGCGATCTGCGCCCAGTTCGGGATCGAGTTCGCGCAGATTCCGTTCGACCGGCCCGCGTTCACCCCGGAAGAACTTGTCGAGATCAAGCGCCGCCGCGCTCGGCGCGAGCTGCCGCATCGCCCGCCGACCCTCCCGCTCGACGCCCGCCGCGGGTTCGAGCTGGTGGAGCGGACGTTCCCCGAGGATGAGGCTCGGGCCGAAGCCGGACGGTGCCTGCAGTGCTCGCAGGTGTGCGACAAGTGCGTCGAGGTGTGTCCCAACCGGGCGAACTACACCTACGAGGTCGGCCCGGTGGATGTCGAGGTCCCGGTGTTTGCCTGCGCCGACGGACGGCTCGTCGAAGCGGGGAAGGAGCGCTTCACCCTCGCTCAGCCGCGTCAGATCGTCCACGTCGACGACTTCTGCAACGAGTGCGGAAACTGCGCCACGTTCTGCGTGCATCAGGGCAAGCCGTACCTGGAGAAGCCGCGCCTCTTCCTGCGGAGGGATGCGTTCGAGAAGGAAGACGGCAACGCGTTCTTCATCGATGGGGACACGATCTACCGCCGCGAACAGGGGACGGAGTCGCGCCTCACGATCACGGGCGGTAAGATCTTATTCGCGGACGACGCCCTCCGTCTCGAATTGGCGCCGGATCTCTCGGTCGTGCGGGCCGAGCTCGTGCACGAGTTTGCCGGAGAGCGATCGGTCATCCCGGCGCTCGAGATGGCGGTCATCTTTAACGGGGTGAGGAAGAGCCTTCCCTTCCTCATCGAAGGAGAGTAGATGGGTGAGATAGCAACGCTTCGCTGTGTATCGTGCGGCCGGGAATTCTCCCCGGATGCCGTTGACTACACCTGCCCGGACTGCGGGCCGCGGCGGGGGACGCTCGAGGTCCTGTACGACTACGATGCGCTCCGGGCGAAACTCACGCGCGATCATTTCGCGCGTGAGACGGACTATTCCATGTGGCGGTACCTGCCGCTCCTCCCGATCCAGGACCGGCGGTTCATCCAGCCGCTCCACGTCGGGTGGACCCCGGTATATCGGTTTCCTGACTACGCGCACGCCCTCGGGCTATCCGCGCTGTACATCAAGGACGACGGGCGCAACCCGACCGCGTCGTACAAGGACCGGGCGAGCTCGGTCGTGGTGATCAAGGCGCAGGAGAAGCGCAGACCGGTCGTCACCTGCGCGTCGACCGGGAACGCGGCGAGCTCGCTCTCTGGGTTTGCGGCGGCGACCGACCTGGAGACCGTGATCTTCGTCCCGCGCACCGCGCCGGAGGCCAAGGTCGCCCAGCTCCTCATCTACGGGGCGAAGGTGTTCCTCGTGCGCGGATCGTACGACGTCGCCTACGACCTCGCCGCCCAGGCGGCGGAGGAGTTCGGGTGGTACAACCGCTCCGCGGCGGTGAACCCGTACCTGGTCGAGGGGAAGAAGACCGGCGCCCTCGAGCTCGCCGAGCAGCTCGGCTGGGACCCGCCCGATTTCGTGTTCGTCGGAGTGGGGGACGGATCGGTGATAAGCGGGATCTGCAAGGGGTTTGCCGAGCTGAAGGCGCTCGGGCTGATCGCGAAGGTCCCGCGGGTGATCGGGGTGCAGGCCGCCGGAGCCGCCCCGATCGCGCGGGCGTTCACCCGCTACGACGGGGGCGAGGTCAGGATCGATGACGTCGAGGCAGAGACGGTCGCCGACAGCATCTGCGTGGGCAAGCCGCGCGACATCGTCAAGGCGGTAAAATATGTCTACAAAAATGGCGGGAAGTTCATCACGGTCACCGACGCCGAGATCGTCGACGCGATCGCGACCCTGGCCCGGCGCACCGGGGTGTTCGCCGAGCCGGCCGGGGCGACCCCGTTCGCCGGGCTGCGCAAGCTCGCGGCAAGCGGCGAGCTCGCGGGGAAGAGCGCAGCGGTGATGGTGACCGGAAACGGGCTCAAGGACGTCGCCGCCGCCCGCAAGGCGGTCGGGGCGCCGATCGAGATCGACCCGGACCTGCGGGCGGTGAAGGAGAACATATGAGGATTAAGTTCACGGTGAACGGCGAGTCGGTGGAAGCGGAGGTGGACGGAAGCGTCCGGCTCCTCGATTTGCTGCGCGATAAGCTGTTCCTCACCGGCGCGAAGGAGGGATGCGGGGAGGGGGAGTGCGGGGCGTGTACCGTGCTTCTCGACGGCCGCGCCGTCAACTCCTGCCTCGTCCTCGCCCCGCAGGTCGACGGCAAGGAGGTCCTCACTGTCGAGGGGCTCTCCCGCGACGGTGAACTGCACCCGATCCAGCGGGCGTTCGTGGAGAAGGGCGCGGTGCAGTGTGGGTTCTGCACTCCAGGGTTCATCATGTCGACCTACGCCCTGCTCAAGGACAACCCCGACCCGAGCGACGAGGAGATCATGACCGCGCTCGAGG
The nucleotide sequence above comes from Candidatus Bipolaricaulota bacterium. Encoded proteins:
- the ssnA gene encoding putative aminohydrolase SsnA, which encodes MRFLIDNALIWDGADRLIEDGAILIEDGVVKEILTEEERRGYTLPTDTERIDGRGKLAIPGLINAHTHLYSSLSRGMGLPGFAPRTFTGILEQLWWRLDKALDPESVQVSALIGAMEAARCGVTTLIDHHASPHAVLGSLDLVKAAVCDEVGLRGAFCYELSDRDGTEIRDQGIEENLEFIAAQDPDDPMSAALFGLHASFTLSDETLKLVADRIPDGVGVHIHVAEGPEDELQCVEKHGMRIIERLNHYGLLRETSILAHCLHLDEREKDLVAQSKAIVVHNPRSNMNNAVGAFDMAGFLGRDVLVGLGTDGLGANMLTELFTAGILQRHERRDPLAGGFPDLNKILFVDNPAIAFRLFGIEFGRIAPGAPADIAVFDYRPPTPIDAGNVLGHLLFGIAVHDLHVSELFVAGRPVIRDGAFTNVDADEAYAHARTVARKLWERIE
- a CDS encoding (2Fe-2S)-binding protein; the protein is MRIKFTVNGESVEAEVDGSVRLLDLLRDKLFLTGAKEGCGEGECGACTVLLDGRAVNSCLVLAPQVDGKEVLTVEGLSRDGELHPIQRAFVEKGAVQCGFCTPGFIMSTYALLKDNPDPSDEEIMTALEGNLCRCTGYAKILEAVRYAAELMREEAG
- the thrC gene encoding threonine synthase; translated protein: MGEIATLRCVSCGREFSPDAVDYTCPDCGPRRGTLEVLYDYDALRAKLTRDHFARETDYSMWRYLPLLPIQDRRFIQPLHVGWTPVYRFPDYAHALGLSALYIKDDGRNPTASYKDRASSVVVIKAQEKRRPVVTCASTGNAASSLSGFAAATDLETVIFVPRTAPEAKVAQLLIYGAKVFLVRGSYDVAYDLAAQAAEEFGWYNRSAAVNPYLVEGKKTGALELAEQLGWDPPDFVFVGVGDGSVISGICKGFAELKALGLIAKVPRVIGVQAAGAAPIARAFTRYDGGEVRIDDVEAETVADSICVGKPRDIVKAVKYVYKNGGKFITVTDAEIVDAIATLARRTGVFAEPAGATPFAGLRKLAASGELAGKSAAVMVTGNGLKDVAAARKAVGAPIEIDPDLRAVKENI